The following proteins come from a genomic window of Plectropomus leopardus isolate mb chromosome 11, YSFRI_Pleo_2.0, whole genome shotgun sequence:
- the tmem258 gene encoding transmembrane protein 258 — translation MALLYVTKIPGSDSQYVALSSCTTETRVPLHCKMELEAMTRYTSPVNPAVFPHLTVVLLAIGMFFTAWFFVYEVTSTKYTRDVYKELLISLVASLFMGFGVLFLLLWVGIYV, via the exons ATGGCGCTGCTTTACGTCACCAAAATACCAGGAAGTGATAGTCAGTACGTGGCCTTATCATCTTGTACCACAGAAACAAGAGTACCGCTTCATTGCAAAATG GAACTCGAGGCTATGACCAGATACACCAGCCCGGTGAACCCGGCTGTGTTCCCCCACCTCACTGTCGTCCTGCTGGCCATCGGCATGTTCTTCACCGCCTGGTTCTTTGT CTACGAGGTGACATCGACAAAATACACCAGGGACGTCTACAAAGAGCTGCTGATCTCACTCGTGGCTTCACTTTTCATGGGCTTCGGTGTTCTCTTCCTACTACTCTGGGTCGGCATCTATGTATGA